In a genomic window of Prosthecochloris marina:
- a CDS encoding TPM domain-containing protein translates to MKDLVGKFLSEDDKTTIEKKVRETEKRTAGEIVVMVVSSSHHYPLANILGGMLFGVVAGVSAALVTGLDTMWHFLGFFVLAFVLSNEVIKKSFFLKRLFVTGSDMGEEVEEAAIGSFYKKGIYNTRNHTGILIYISLFEHRVWVLGDKGVNAKVDKSVWQEITAMITAGIKEKRQVSVICQAVERCGGILEKYFPAEPDDSNELGDSVIIGH, encoded by the coding sequence ATGAAAGATCTTGTCGGAAAATTTCTTTCCGAAGATGATAAGACAACAATAGAGAAAAAAGTTCGGGAGACTGAAAAACGGACTGCCGGAGAAATTGTTGTGATGGTTGTGTCTTCGAGCCACCATTATCCTCTTGCCAACATTCTCGGCGGGATGCTGTTCGGCGTTGTCGCCGGAGTTTCAGCTGCTCTCGTAACAGGGCTGGACACCATGTGGCACTTTCTGGGATTTTTCGTGCTGGCATTTGTGTTAAGCAATGAAGTTATCAAGAAGAGTTTTTTTCTCAAACGCCTGTTTGTTACCGGTTCCGATATGGGCGAGGAGGTTGAAGAGGCAGCAATAGGGTCGTTTTATAAAAAGGGGATATACAATACCAGGAACCACACAGGAATTTTGATCTACATATCCCTTTTTGAACATCGTGTATGGGTGCTCGGGGATAAAGGTGTCAATGCAAAAGTGGATAAATCTGTATGGCAGGAGATAACCGCTATGATAACGGCCGGTATCAAGGAAAAGCGGCAAGTTTCAGTTATCTGTCAAGCTGTTGAGCGTTGCGGGGGTATTCTTGAAAAGTATTTCCCTGCAGAACCGGATGACTCGAATGAACTTGGTGACTCTGTGATCATAGGTCATTAA
- a CDS encoding TPM domain-containing protein: protein MLSGILFIIMVQVFFWPVSHAVELPSLTGRVNDYASMISSETEREIDEKLARLEENESTQVVVLTVDSLEGEPLEDFSIRIVEAWKIGQKEYDNGVLLLVAKKDRKVRIEVGYGLEGRLTDLTAGRIVDNEIVPLFAKGSYDQGIAHGIDMVIAAVQGEYSAFQKESGREENGGSLLPVLIILIVIIYFYSQVPRGGGGHGSGPLIFTGGPGGGGFYGGGSRSGGFGGGGFSGGGGSFGGGGASGSW from the coding sequence ATGCTCAGTGGTATATTGTTCATTATCATGGTGCAGGTTTTCTTTTGGCCGGTCAGCCATGCTGTTGAGCTTCCCTCTTTGACCGGAAGGGTCAACGACTATGCTTCCATGATTTCTTCTGAAACGGAGCGGGAAATTGATGAAAAACTCGCCCGGCTCGAGGAAAACGAGTCAACGCAGGTTGTTGTTCTGACCGTTGATTCGCTCGAAGGTGAACCGCTGGAGGATTTTTCCATACGCATTGTGGAGGCGTGGAAGATAGGGCAGAAAGAATACGATAACGGGGTCTTGCTGCTCGTTGCGAAAAAGGACCGAAAGGTGCGCATAGAGGTTGGTTATGGACTGGAAGGGAGGCTTACCGATTTAACTGCGGGAAGAATCGTCGATAACGAAATCGTGCCTTTATTTGCGAAAGGGAGCTATGATCAAGGTATTGCCCACGGTATCGATATGGTCATTGCCGCAGTACAAGGTGAATACTCTGCCTTTCAGAAAGAAAGTGGTCGTGAGGAAAACGGGGGATCTCTTCTTCCTGTTCTGATTATCCTGATCGTAATCATCTACTTTTACAGTCAGGTGCCTCGTGGCGGCGGGGGACACGGTTCCGGGCCGCTGATATTCACAGGTGGTCCTGGAGGTGGTGGTTTTTATGGCGGCGGTAGTCGCAGCGGGGGGTTCGGTGGCGGCGGATTCAGCGGAGGCGGTGGAAGCTTCGGCGGAGGTGGGGCTTCAGGAAGCTGGTGA
- a CDS encoding LemA family protein, whose amino-acid sequence MKSGFFKILSVFFLAFMFSGCGYNAMQKNEEGVNKAWGDLESQLQRRADLVPNLVSTVKGAADFEQETLTNVIEARSKASSVQLTPEMLSDPAAMAKFQSAQGELSSMLSRLMVVVERYPELKANQNFRDLQNQLEGTENRISVARQRYNASVETFNYSIRMFPNSLTNGIVLHLKPKEYFKGDASVQQVPQVEF is encoded by the coding sequence ATGAAATCCGGTTTTTTTAAGATTCTATCCGTTTTTTTTCTCGCTTTCATGTTCAGCGGTTGTGGATACAATGCCATGCAGAAGAATGAAGAAGGGGTCAACAAGGCATGGGGTGACCTCGAGTCACAGCTCCAGAGAAGGGCCGATCTTGTACCCAATCTTGTTTCAACGGTCAAGGGCGCTGCCGATTTCGAGCAGGAAACCCTTACGAACGTTATCGAAGCTCGTTCAAAGGCATCCTCTGTCCAGTTGACCCCTGAAATGCTCAGTGATCCGGCAGCAATGGCTAAGTTTCAAAGTGCACAGGGAGAGCTTTCATCCATGCTTTCGAGGCTTATGGTCGTTGTCGAGCGATATCCTGAGCTGAAAGCAAACCAGAACTTCAGGGATCTGCAAAACCAACTGGAAGGTACCGAAAACAGAATCAGTGTTGCCCGTCAACGGTATAACGCTTCAGTTGAGACATTCAACTATTCGATAAGGATGTTTCCCAACTCTTTAACCAATGGCATCGTTCTTCATCTGAAGCCGAAAGAGTATTTCAAGGGTGATGCATCAGTGCAACAGGTGCCACAGGTGGAGTTTTAA